In the Gasterosteus aculeatus chromosome X, fGasAcu3.hap1.1, whole genome shotgun sequence genome, one interval contains:
- the znf609a gene encoding zinc finger protein 609a isoform X2, whose product MSLSSGPAGGKGVDSNAVEAYDSGDEWDIGVGNLIIDLDADLEKDKLEMSSGKEGGGGMAGLPVAALADNINYVSPVAAVQAKESKAKSKRSKNSKESAKAPEGAKKEIRGRAPGDPPGQNPNLTTPTKGADKSGKPPRTLPAVKKDKDGVSGKAKKEKIEAVTPGALGPEKASVAPVPPESAVAEQLGDMVLDTVGQPIGMTMEEPDSGDCRNLKKALCVKMESLLSAPAPPPPPLHLLTPGPISDISSPCEQIIVRTRSVAVNTADAALATEPECLGPCEPGTSVNLEGIVWQETEDGMLVVNVTWRNKTYVGTLLDCTRHDWAPPRFCESPSSDVEMRSGRGRGKRMRPGSYTALNDNSNSSDNRGSSGTGKTRGAAAANSKGRRGSQTAGAGEDPKASPSTAKRRTKPAFDMEPTSSSEDTKASKHMRTNSSGATCDPPPATHPDRSCPSPVLIDCPHPSCKKKYKHINGLKYHQARAHNDHDVRLDQDADSEYGDDSAPPHPDPACCNGAAISPARCATPKGRGFDAPSPGRTTSRPKKKEAVPEGTEGGEEAACFTDDASNDGMDDRKSKKMAPGGRADKLTQKGTKQGRPSTPSPYALQASSPAMGSVVHPVPKSPQLKGLQSKPPPLVDPASSPTLVKDKKKKRKREGGKEGDSPNGKGGRAEEGRSPYSDICDPLLNGSTETHQSRLASIKAEADKVYSFSDNAPSPSIGAASRMEAGLGPQPNQNGETGSPAYSDISDAGEDGEGRGEGVKVKSEPDLGAREGAKKALFPPQPSSKESPYYPNYDSYYSPNPSPEVPSAAPSYVGGAQVKVEEEEEELPPPPEEVVKLKVEPPEERKVEAGPQQPSVIQQRSNMYAQPLYYNQYFVPPYPYSTDQAYHAHLLASNPAYRQQCDDRQRLADKKAESKEWEACGKEEWKQKALVPSNLSRAPSLTDLGAMVGNNPAKSKEDPLAAEHSKSVIMAKGEEQKAPTAQPEGLKMKLSEARHHGKEEARPAVEQGRLAGVEPAMWYRQEPDSRLWPYVYPNKYSEAPKPPEEEQRWKEERDRKSKEERKEGGGEGRTQLPPEEHRVGGKEARQPPHPHAHPHMQFSSPMAQHHQGYVPYMHGPYAYGYEPGPPGYRGMPSVMMQNYPGSYLPPGYSFPSYGTKEEMEKPSRSSPTVKPPGEAKALELLQQHASQYKSKSPSTQDAKPPHEREREGPKSSPSQRMLPTHHHLSYPLLSGQYDLSYASGLSSSAIVASQQASAPSMYPPSRR is encoded by the exons ATGTCCCTCAGCAGCGGCCCTGCAGGCGGGAAAGGTGTGGACTCCAACGCGGTGGAGGCGTACGACAGCGGCGACGAGTGGGACATCGGCGTGGGCAACCTCATCATCGACCTGGACGCCGACCTGGAGAAGGACAAGCTGGAGATGTCCAGCggcaaggagggaggggggggcatggcAGGCCTCCCCGTAGCTGCTTTAGCTGACAACATCAACTATGTTAGCCCGGTAGCCGCCGTGCAGGCTAAAGAGAGCAAAGCCAAATCCAAACGTAGTAAGAACTCCAAGGAAAGCGCCAAGGCCCCAGAAGGAGCCAAGAAAGAGATTCGGGGTCGGGCCCCCGGGGACCCGCCCGGCCAGAACCCCAACCTTACAACCCCAACCAAGGGGGCCGACAAGTCTGGCAAACCCCCCCGTACCCTTCCCGCGGTGAAAAAGGACAAAGACGGGGTTTCTGGGAAAGCTAAGAAAGAGAAGATCGAGGCGGTGACTCCGGGAGCCCTCGGCCCAGAGAAGGCGTCGGTGGCCCCCGTCCCGCCCGAGTCGGCCGTAGCCGAGCAGCTTGGCGACATGGTGCTGGACACGGTTGGCCAACCCATTGGCATGACGATGGAAGAGCCAGACAGCGGCGACTGCCGGAATCTCAAAAAAGCGCTCTGCGTGAAG ATGGAGTCTCTTCTCTCTGCCcctgctccgcctcctccacctcttcacctcctcactCCCGGCCCCATCAGCGACATCTCGTCTCCGTGCGAGCAGATCATAGTTCGCACGCGCTCGGTGGCAGTGAACACGGCGGACGCGGCGCTGGCGACGGAGCCGGAGTGCCTGGGACCCTGTGAGCCAGGCACCAGCGTCAACCTGGAGGGCATCGTGTGGCAGGAGACGGAGGATG GCATGCTGGTTGTTAACGTCACCTGGAGGAACAAAACCTACGTGGGAACCCTGTTGGACTGCACCCGGCACGACTGGGCCCcccccag GTTCTGCGAGTCTCCGTCCAGCGACGTGGAGATGCGTAGCGGCCGCGGCCGGGGGAAGAGGATGCGCCCCGGCAGCTACACGGCGCTCAACGACAACAGCAACTCCTCTGACAACCGAGGCAGCAGCGGCACGGGAAAGACCCGCGGCGCAGCTGCCGCTAATAGCAAAGGGCGAAGAGGCAGCCAGACGGCTGGCGCCGGCGAGGACCCCAAGGCCAGCCCCTCCACCGCCAAGAGGAGGACCAAGCCCGCTTTCGACATGGAGCCCACCTCCAGCTCCGAGGACACCAAGGCCTCCAAGCACATGAGGACCAACTCCAGCGGGGCCACGTGTGACCCGCCGCCCGCCACGCACCCGGACCGGAGCTGCCCCTCCCCCGTGCTCATCGACTGCCCCCACCCCAGCTGCAAAAAGAAGTACAAGCACATCAACGGCCTCAAGTACCATCAGGCCCGGGCCCACAACGACCACGACGTCCGGCTGGACCAGGACGCGGACAGCGAATACGGCGACGACTCTGCCCCCCCGCACCCGGACCCCGCCTGCTGTAACGGCGCTGCCATCTCCCCCGCCCGCTGCGCCACGCCTAAGGGCCGGGGTTTTGACGCGCCCTCGCCGGGGAGGACCACGTCCAGGCCGAAGAAGAAGGAGGCGGTGCCTGAAGGGACGGAAGGCGGCGAGGAAGCGGCATGTTTCACGGACGATGCAAGCAACGATGGAATGGACGACAGGAAGTCAAAGAAGATGGCGCCCGGAGGCAGAGCTGACAAACTGACCCAGAAGGGCACAAAGCAGGGCCGGCCCAGCACCCCTTCGCCCTATGCTCTGCAGGCGTCCTCCCCCGCCATGGGCTCGGTGGTACACCCCGTCCCCAAGAGCCCCCAGCTGAAGGGCCTCCAGTCCAAACCCCCGCCTCTGGTGGACCCCGCCTCCAGCCCCACCCTCGTCaaggacaagaaaaagaagaggaagagggagggagggaaggaaggggacAGTCCCAATGGtaagggggggagggcggaggagggacGGAGCCCGTACTCTGACATATGTGACCCGTTGCTTAACGGCTCCACAGAAACCCACCAGAGCCGGCTGGCCAGCATCAAGGCCGAGGCCGACAAGGTTTACAGCTTCTCGGACAACGCGCCCAGCCCGTCCATCGGCGCCGCCAGCCGGATGGAGGCGGGCCTCGGGCCTCAACCCAACCAGAACGGCGAGACCGGCAGCCCCGCCTATTCTGACATCTCAGACGCCGGGGAGGACGGTgagggcagaggggagggggtgaagGTCAAATCCGAGCCTGACTTGGGGGCTCGCGAGGGGGCCAAGAAGGCCCTGTTTCCCCCCCAGCCTTCCAGCAAGGAGTCACCATACTACCCCAACTACGACTCCTACTACTCCCCCAACCCGAGCCCAGAAGTGCCATCAGCAGCGCCATCCTACGTGGGGGGAGCCCAGGTGaaggtcgaggaggaggaggaggagctgccgcCCCCGCCGGAGGAGGTGGTCAAACTGAAGGTGGAGCCtccggaggagaggaaggtggaggcGGGGCCTCAACAGCCGTCAGTCATCCAGCAGCGCTCCAACATGTACGCCCAGCCTCTCTACTACAACCAGTACTTTGTCCCCCCATACCCTTACTCTACCGACCAGGCCTACCACGCCCACCTGCTGGCCTCTAACCCCGCCTACCGCCAGCAGTGCGACGACCGGCAGCGGCTGGCTGACAAGAAGGCTGAGAGCAAAGAGTGGGAAGCCTGCGGTAAGGAGGAGTGGAAGCAGAAGGCCTTGGTGCCCTCCAACCTCTCCAGGGCCCCCAGCCTCACTGACCTGGGTGCCATGGTGGGAAACAACCCAGCCAAGTCCAAAGAGGACCCGCTGGCCGCGGAGCATTCCAAGTCCGTCATCATGGCAaagggagaggagcagaaggcGCCCACCGCACAGCCTGAGGGTTTAAAGATGAAGCTGAGCGAAGCACGGCATCATGGGAAAGAAGAGGCCAGGCCGGCAGTGGAGCAGGGCAGGCTGGCAGGTGTAGAGCCCGCCATGTGGTACAGACAG GAGCCGGACTCGCGCCTCTGGCCCTACGTTTACCCCAACAAGTACTCTGAAGCCCCCAAGCcgccggaggaggagcagcggtgGAAGGAGGAGCGCGACAGGAAGagcaaggaggagaggaaggagggggggggtgaaggcagGACTCAGCTGCCCCCGGAGGAGCACCgggtgggggggaaggaggcgcgtcagcccccccacccgcacGCCCACCCGCACATGCAGTTCTCCTCCCCCATGGCTCAGCACCACCAGGGCTACGTGCCCTACATGCACGGCCCCTACGCCTACGGCTATGAGCCGGGCCCCCCAGGCTACCGGGGCATGCCCTCAGTCATGATGCAGAACTACCCCG GCTCCTACCTGCCGCCAGGCTACTCCTTCCCCTCGTACGGGAccaaggaggagatggagaagccCTCCCGCTCCAGCCCGACGGTGAAGCCCCCCGGGGAGGCCAAAgctctggagctgctgcagcagcacgccAGCCAGTACAAGAGCAAGTCCCCCTCCACGCAGGATGCCAAGCCCCCCCACgagcgggagagggaggggcccAAGTCGTCCCCCTCACAGCGCATGCTGCCCACGCACCACCACCTGAGCTACCCTTTACTGTCGGGGCAGTACGACCTGTCCTACGCCTCAG gcctctcctcctcagccATCGTTGCGAGTCAACAAGCATCGGCTCCGTCAATGTACCCCCCCTCGCGGAGGTGA
- the znf609a gene encoding zinc finger protein 609a isoform X1, with product MSLSSGPAGGKGVDSNAVEAYDSGDEWDIGVGNLIIDLDADLEKDKLEMSSGKEGGGGMAGLPVAALADNINYVSPVAAVQAKESKAKSKRSKNSKESAKAPEGAKKEIRGRAPGDPPGQNPNLTTPTKGADKSGKPPRTLPAVKKDKDGVSGKAKKEKIEAVTPGALGPEKASVAPVPPESAVAEQLGDMVLDTVGQPIGMTMEEPDSGDCRNLKKALCVKMESLLSAPAPPPPPLHLLTPGPISDISSPCEQIIVRTRSVAVNTADAALATEPECLGPCEPGTSVNLEGIVWQETEDGMLVVNVTWRNKTYVGTLLDCTRHDWAPPRFCESPSSDVEMRSGRGRGKRMRPGSYTALNDNSNSSDNRGSSGTGKTRGAAAANSKGRRGSQTAGAGEDPKASPSTAKRRTKPAFDMEPTSSSEDTKASKHMRTNSSGATCDPPPATHPDRSCPSPVLIDCPHPSCKKKYKHINGLKYHQARAHNDHDVRLDQDADSEYGDDSAPPHPDPACCNGAAISPARCATPKGRGFDAPSPGRTTSRPKKKEAVPEGTEGGEEAACFTDDASNDGMDDRKSKKMAPGGRADKLTQKGTKQGRPSTPSPYALQASSPAMGSVVHPVPKSPQLKGLQSKPPPLVDPASSPTLVKDKKKKRKREGGKEGDSPNGKGGRAEEGRSPYSDICDPLLNGSTETHQSRLASIKAEADKVYSFSDNAPSPSIGAASRMEAGLGPQPNQNGETGSPAYSDISDAGEDGEGRGEGVKVKSEPDLGAREGAKKALFPPQPSSKESPYYPNYDSYYSPNPSPEVPSAAPSYVGGAQVKVEEEEEELPPPPEEVVKLKVEPPEERKVEAGPQQPSVIQQRSNMYAQPLYYNQYFVPPYPYSTDQAYHAHLLASNPAYRQQCDDRQRLADKKAESKEWEACGKEEWKQKALVPSNLSRAPSLTDLGAMVGNNPAKSKEDPLAAEHSKSVIMAKGEEQKAPTAQPEGLKMKLSEARHHGKEEARPAVEQGRLAGVEPAMWYRQEPDSRLWPYVYPNKYSEAPKPPEEEQRWKEERDRKSKEERKEGGGEGRTQLPPEEHRVGGKEARQPPHPHAHPHMQFSSPMAQHHQGYVPYMHGPYAYGYEPGPPGYRGMPSVMMQNYPGSYLPPGYSFPSYGTKEEMEKPSRSSPTVKPPGEAKALELLQQHASQYKSKSPSTQDAKPPHEREREGPKSSPSQRMLPTHHHLSYPLLSGQYDLSYASGLSSSAIVASQQASAPSMYPPSRRLYPLTYGLDTFAWVSQLHRKIKILWTEDGPIRGLHPQTPRVCVCVCVCVCVCVCARVCVCVNTVQRNYFKEPVGFPTLLLSGSLRLFFYCC from the exons ATGTCCCTCAGCAGCGGCCCTGCAGGCGGGAAAGGTGTGGACTCCAACGCGGTGGAGGCGTACGACAGCGGCGACGAGTGGGACATCGGCGTGGGCAACCTCATCATCGACCTGGACGCCGACCTGGAGAAGGACAAGCTGGAGATGTCCAGCggcaaggagggaggggggggcatggcAGGCCTCCCCGTAGCTGCTTTAGCTGACAACATCAACTATGTTAGCCCGGTAGCCGCCGTGCAGGCTAAAGAGAGCAAAGCCAAATCCAAACGTAGTAAGAACTCCAAGGAAAGCGCCAAGGCCCCAGAAGGAGCCAAGAAAGAGATTCGGGGTCGGGCCCCCGGGGACCCGCCCGGCCAGAACCCCAACCTTACAACCCCAACCAAGGGGGCCGACAAGTCTGGCAAACCCCCCCGTACCCTTCCCGCGGTGAAAAAGGACAAAGACGGGGTTTCTGGGAAAGCTAAGAAAGAGAAGATCGAGGCGGTGACTCCGGGAGCCCTCGGCCCAGAGAAGGCGTCGGTGGCCCCCGTCCCGCCCGAGTCGGCCGTAGCCGAGCAGCTTGGCGACATGGTGCTGGACACGGTTGGCCAACCCATTGGCATGACGATGGAAGAGCCAGACAGCGGCGACTGCCGGAATCTCAAAAAAGCGCTCTGCGTGAAG ATGGAGTCTCTTCTCTCTGCCcctgctccgcctcctccacctcttcacctcctcactCCCGGCCCCATCAGCGACATCTCGTCTCCGTGCGAGCAGATCATAGTTCGCACGCGCTCGGTGGCAGTGAACACGGCGGACGCGGCGCTGGCGACGGAGCCGGAGTGCCTGGGACCCTGTGAGCCAGGCACCAGCGTCAACCTGGAGGGCATCGTGTGGCAGGAGACGGAGGATG GCATGCTGGTTGTTAACGTCACCTGGAGGAACAAAACCTACGTGGGAACCCTGTTGGACTGCACCCGGCACGACTGGGCCCcccccag GTTCTGCGAGTCTCCGTCCAGCGACGTGGAGATGCGTAGCGGCCGCGGCCGGGGGAAGAGGATGCGCCCCGGCAGCTACACGGCGCTCAACGACAACAGCAACTCCTCTGACAACCGAGGCAGCAGCGGCACGGGAAAGACCCGCGGCGCAGCTGCCGCTAATAGCAAAGGGCGAAGAGGCAGCCAGACGGCTGGCGCCGGCGAGGACCCCAAGGCCAGCCCCTCCACCGCCAAGAGGAGGACCAAGCCCGCTTTCGACATGGAGCCCACCTCCAGCTCCGAGGACACCAAGGCCTCCAAGCACATGAGGACCAACTCCAGCGGGGCCACGTGTGACCCGCCGCCCGCCACGCACCCGGACCGGAGCTGCCCCTCCCCCGTGCTCATCGACTGCCCCCACCCCAGCTGCAAAAAGAAGTACAAGCACATCAACGGCCTCAAGTACCATCAGGCCCGGGCCCACAACGACCACGACGTCCGGCTGGACCAGGACGCGGACAGCGAATACGGCGACGACTCTGCCCCCCCGCACCCGGACCCCGCCTGCTGTAACGGCGCTGCCATCTCCCCCGCCCGCTGCGCCACGCCTAAGGGCCGGGGTTTTGACGCGCCCTCGCCGGGGAGGACCACGTCCAGGCCGAAGAAGAAGGAGGCGGTGCCTGAAGGGACGGAAGGCGGCGAGGAAGCGGCATGTTTCACGGACGATGCAAGCAACGATGGAATGGACGACAGGAAGTCAAAGAAGATGGCGCCCGGAGGCAGAGCTGACAAACTGACCCAGAAGGGCACAAAGCAGGGCCGGCCCAGCACCCCTTCGCCCTATGCTCTGCAGGCGTCCTCCCCCGCCATGGGCTCGGTGGTACACCCCGTCCCCAAGAGCCCCCAGCTGAAGGGCCTCCAGTCCAAACCCCCGCCTCTGGTGGACCCCGCCTCCAGCCCCACCCTCGTCaaggacaagaaaaagaagaggaagagggagggagggaaggaaggggacAGTCCCAATGGtaagggggggagggcggaggagggacGGAGCCCGTACTCTGACATATGTGACCCGTTGCTTAACGGCTCCACAGAAACCCACCAGAGCCGGCTGGCCAGCATCAAGGCCGAGGCCGACAAGGTTTACAGCTTCTCGGACAACGCGCCCAGCCCGTCCATCGGCGCCGCCAGCCGGATGGAGGCGGGCCTCGGGCCTCAACCCAACCAGAACGGCGAGACCGGCAGCCCCGCCTATTCTGACATCTCAGACGCCGGGGAGGACGGTgagggcagaggggagggggtgaagGTCAAATCCGAGCCTGACTTGGGGGCTCGCGAGGGGGCCAAGAAGGCCCTGTTTCCCCCCCAGCCTTCCAGCAAGGAGTCACCATACTACCCCAACTACGACTCCTACTACTCCCCCAACCCGAGCCCAGAAGTGCCATCAGCAGCGCCATCCTACGTGGGGGGAGCCCAGGTGaaggtcgaggaggaggaggaggagctgccgcCCCCGCCGGAGGAGGTGGTCAAACTGAAGGTGGAGCCtccggaggagaggaaggtggaggcGGGGCCTCAACAGCCGTCAGTCATCCAGCAGCGCTCCAACATGTACGCCCAGCCTCTCTACTACAACCAGTACTTTGTCCCCCCATACCCTTACTCTACCGACCAGGCCTACCACGCCCACCTGCTGGCCTCTAACCCCGCCTACCGCCAGCAGTGCGACGACCGGCAGCGGCTGGCTGACAAGAAGGCTGAGAGCAAAGAGTGGGAAGCCTGCGGTAAGGAGGAGTGGAAGCAGAAGGCCTTGGTGCCCTCCAACCTCTCCAGGGCCCCCAGCCTCACTGACCTGGGTGCCATGGTGGGAAACAACCCAGCCAAGTCCAAAGAGGACCCGCTGGCCGCGGAGCATTCCAAGTCCGTCATCATGGCAaagggagaggagcagaaggcGCCCACCGCACAGCCTGAGGGTTTAAAGATGAAGCTGAGCGAAGCACGGCATCATGGGAAAGAAGAGGCCAGGCCGGCAGTGGAGCAGGGCAGGCTGGCAGGTGTAGAGCCCGCCATGTGGTACAGACAG GAGCCGGACTCGCGCCTCTGGCCCTACGTTTACCCCAACAAGTACTCTGAAGCCCCCAAGCcgccggaggaggagcagcggtgGAAGGAGGAGCGCGACAGGAAGagcaaggaggagaggaaggagggggggggtgaaggcagGACTCAGCTGCCCCCGGAGGAGCACCgggtgggggggaaggaggcgcgtcagcccccccacccgcacGCCCACCCGCACATGCAGTTCTCCTCCCCCATGGCTCAGCACCACCAGGGCTACGTGCCCTACATGCACGGCCCCTACGCCTACGGCTATGAGCCGGGCCCCCCAGGCTACCGGGGCATGCCCTCAGTCATGATGCAGAACTACCCCG GCTCCTACCTGCCGCCAGGCTACTCCTTCCCCTCGTACGGGAccaaggaggagatggagaagccCTCCCGCTCCAGCCCGACGGTGAAGCCCCCCGGGGAGGCCAAAgctctggagctgctgcagcagcacgccAGCCAGTACAAGAGCAAGTCCCCCTCCACGCAGGATGCCAAGCCCCCCCACgagcgggagagggaggggcccAAGTCGTCCCCCTCACAGCGCATGCTGCCCACGCACCACCACCTGAGCTACCCTTTACTGTCGGGGCAGTACGACCTGTCCTACGCCTCAG gcctctcctcctcagccATCGTTGCGAGTCAACAAGCATCGGCTCCGTCAATGTACCCCCCCTCGCGGAG ACTGTACCCTTTGACCTATGGACTCGACACCTTCGCCTGGGTGTCTCAGCTtcacaggaaaataaaaatactttggACGGAGGATGGACCAATCAGAGGGCTGCATCCCCAGactcctcgtgtgtgtgtgtgtgtgtgtgtgtgtgtgtgtgtgtgtgtgtgtgcgcgcgtttgtgtgtgtgtaaatactgTACAGAGGAATTATTTTAAAGAGCCTGTTGGATTTCCTACTCTTCTTTTGTCTGGTAGCCTCCGCCTGTTTTTCTACTGTTGTTGA
- the znf609a gene encoding zinc finger protein 609a isoform X3, whose translation MRSGRGRGKRMRPGSYTALNDNSNSSDNRGSSGTGKTRGAAAANSKGRRGSQTAGAGEDPKASPSTAKRRTKPAFDMEPTSSSEDTKASKHMRTNSSGATCDPPPATHPDRSCPSPVLIDCPHPSCKKKYKHINGLKYHQARAHNDHDVRLDQDADSEYGDDSAPPHPDPACCNGAAISPARCATPKGRGFDAPSPGRTTSRPKKKEAVPEGTEGGEEAACFTDDASNDGMDDRKSKKMAPGGRADKLTQKGTKQGRPSTPSPYALQASSPAMGSVVHPVPKSPQLKGLQSKPPPLVDPASSPTLVKDKKKKRKREGGKEGDSPNGKGGRAEEGRSPYSDICDPLLNGSTETHQSRLASIKAEADKVYSFSDNAPSPSIGAASRMEAGLGPQPNQNGETGSPAYSDISDAGEDGEGRGEGVKVKSEPDLGAREGAKKALFPPQPSSKESPYYPNYDSYYSPNPSPEVPSAAPSYVGGAQVKVEEEEEELPPPPEEVVKLKVEPPEERKVEAGPQQPSVIQQRSNMYAQPLYYNQYFVPPYPYSTDQAYHAHLLASNPAYRQQCDDRQRLADKKAESKEWEACGKEEWKQKALVPSNLSRAPSLTDLGAMVGNNPAKSKEDPLAAEHSKSVIMAKGEEQKAPTAQPEGLKMKLSEARHHGKEEARPAVEQGRLAGVEPAMWYRQEPDSRLWPYVYPNKYSEAPKPPEEEQRWKEERDRKSKEERKEGGGEGRTQLPPEEHRVGGKEARQPPHPHAHPHMQFSSPMAQHHQGYVPYMHGPYAYGYEPGPPGYRGMPSVMMQNYPGSYLPPGYSFPSYGTKEEMEKPSRSSPTVKPPGEAKALELLQQHASQYKSKSPSTQDAKPPHEREREGPKSSPSQRMLPTHHHLSYPLLSGQYDLSYASGLSSSAIVASQQASAPSMYPPSRRLYPLTYGLDTFAWVSQLHRKIKILWTEDGPIRGLHPQTPRVCVCVCVCVCVCVCARVCVCVNTVQRNYFKEPVGFPTLLLSGSLRLFFYCC comes from the exons ATGCGTAGCGGCCGCGGCCGGGGGAAGAGGATGCGCCCCGGCAGCTACACGGCGCTCAACGACAACAGCAACTCCTCTGACAACCGAGGCAGCAGCGGCACGGGAAAGACCCGCGGCGCAGCTGCCGCTAATAGCAAAGGGCGAAGAGGCAGCCAGACGGCTGGCGCCGGCGAGGACCCCAAGGCCAGCCCCTCCACCGCCAAGAGGAGGACCAAGCCCGCTTTCGACATGGAGCCCACCTCCAGCTCCGAGGACACCAAGGCCTCCAAGCACATGAGGACCAACTCCAGCGGGGCCACGTGTGACCCGCCGCCCGCCACGCACCCGGACCGGAGCTGCCCCTCCCCCGTGCTCATCGACTGCCCCCACCCCAGCTGCAAAAAGAAGTACAAGCACATCAACGGCCTCAAGTACCATCAGGCCCGGGCCCACAACGACCACGACGTCCGGCTGGACCAGGACGCGGACAGCGAATACGGCGACGACTCTGCCCCCCCGCACCCGGACCCCGCCTGCTGTAACGGCGCTGCCATCTCCCCCGCCCGCTGCGCCACGCCTAAGGGCCGGGGTTTTGACGCGCCCTCGCCGGGGAGGACCACGTCCAGGCCGAAGAAGAAGGAGGCGGTGCCTGAAGGGACGGAAGGCGGCGAGGAAGCGGCATGTTTCACGGACGATGCAAGCAACGATGGAATGGACGACAGGAAGTCAAAGAAGATGGCGCCCGGAGGCAGAGCTGACAAACTGACCCAGAAGGGCACAAAGCAGGGCCGGCCCAGCACCCCTTCGCCCTATGCTCTGCAGGCGTCCTCCCCCGCCATGGGCTCGGTGGTACACCCCGTCCCCAAGAGCCCCCAGCTGAAGGGCCTCCAGTCCAAACCCCCGCCTCTGGTGGACCCCGCCTCCAGCCCCACCCTCGTCaaggacaagaaaaagaagaggaagagggagggagggaaggaaggggacAGTCCCAATGGtaagggggggagggcggaggagggacGGAGCCCGTACTCTGACATATGTGACCCGTTGCTTAACGGCTCCACAGAAACCCACCAGAGCCGGCTGGCCAGCATCAAGGCCGAGGCCGACAAGGTTTACAGCTTCTCGGACAACGCGCCCAGCCCGTCCATCGGCGCCGCCAGCCGGATGGAGGCGGGCCTCGGGCCTCAACCCAACCAGAACGGCGAGACCGGCAGCCCCGCCTATTCTGACATCTCAGACGCCGGGGAGGACGGTgagggcagaggggagggggtgaagGTCAAATCCGAGCCTGACTTGGGGGCTCGCGAGGGGGCCAAGAAGGCCCTGTTTCCCCCCCAGCCTTCCAGCAAGGAGTCACCATACTACCCCAACTACGACTCCTACTACTCCCCCAACCCGAGCCCAGAAGTGCCATCAGCAGCGCCATCCTACGTGGGGGGAGCCCAGGTGaaggtcgaggaggaggaggaggagctgccgcCCCCGCCGGAGGAGGTGGTCAAACTGAAGGTGGAGCCtccggaggagaggaaggtggaggcGGGGCCTCAACAGCCGTCAGTCATCCAGCAGCGCTCCAACATGTACGCCCAGCCTCTCTACTACAACCAGTACTTTGTCCCCCCATACCCTTACTCTACCGACCAGGCCTACCACGCCCACCTGCTGGCCTCTAACCCCGCCTACCGCCAGCAGTGCGACGACCGGCAGCGGCTGGCTGACAAGAAGGCTGAGAGCAAAGAGTGGGAAGCCTGCGGTAAGGAGGAGTGGAAGCAGAAGGCCTTGGTGCCCTCCAACCTCTCCAGGGCCCCCAGCCTCACTGACCTGGGTGCCATGGTGGGAAACAACCCAGCCAAGTCCAAAGAGGACCCGCTGGCCGCGGAGCATTCCAAGTCCGTCATCATGGCAaagggagaggagcagaaggcGCCCACCGCACAGCCTGAGGGTTTAAAGATGAAGCTGAGCGAAGCACGGCATCATGGGAAAGAAGAGGCCAGGCCGGCAGTGGAGCAGGGCAGGCTGGCAGGTGTAGAGCCCGCCATGTGGTACAGACAG GAGCCGGACTCGCGCCTCTGGCCCTACGTTTACCCCAACAAGTACTCTGAAGCCCCCAAGCcgccggaggaggagcagcggtgGAAGGAGGAGCGCGACAGGAAGagcaaggaggagaggaaggagggggggggtgaaggcagGACTCAGCTGCCCCCGGAGGAGCACCgggtgggggggaaggaggcgcgtcagcccccccacccgcacGCCCACCCGCACATGCAGTTCTCCTCCCCCATGGCTCAGCACCACCAGGGCTACGTGCCCTACATGCACGGCCCCTACGCCTACGGCTATGAGCCGGGCCCCCCAGGCTACCGGGGCATGCCCTCAGTCATGATGCAGAACTACCCCG GCTCCTACCTGCCGCCAGGCTACTCCTTCCCCTCGTACGGGAccaaggaggagatggagaagccCTCCCGCTCCAGCCCGACGGTGAAGCCCCCCGGGGAGGCCAAAgctctggagctgctgcagcagcacgccAGCCAGTACAAGAGCAAGTCCCCCTCCACGCAGGATGCCAAGCCCCCCCACgagcgggagagggaggggcccAAGTCGTCCCCCTCACAGCGCATGCTGCCCACGCACCACCACCTGAGCTACCCTTTACTGTCGGGGCAGTACGACCTGTCCTACGCCTCAG gcctctcctcctcagccATCGTTGCGAGTCAACAAGCATCGGCTCCGTCAATGTACCCCCCCTCGCGGAG ACTGTACCCTTTGACCTATGGACTCGACACCTTCGCCTGGGTGTCTCAGCTtcacaggaaaataaaaatactttggACGGAGGATGGACCAATCAGAGGGCTGCATCCCCAGactcctcgtgtgtgtgtgtgtgtgtgtgtgtgtgtgtgtgtgtgtgtgtgtgcgcgcgtttgtgtgtgtgtaaatactgTACAGAGGAATTATTTTAAAGAGCCTGTTGGATTTCCTACTCTTCTTTTGTCTGGTAGCCTCCGCCTGTTTTTCTACTGTTGTTGA